From the genome of Gloeocapsa sp. DLM2.Bin57:
TTAATGATAACCTGCCAGGAGACACCTTACCAGAAAAACAAGCTAACGCTACCCCAGAAGACTATATCGCTGCTTTCCAAGCTTCAACTGTCACAGTTTCAGGAAATACACTGAATAATCGTAACCTTGTACCCACAGTGAGAGCGATTTACCTGAAGGAACAAGTAACGCGCGATCGCCGTTTTGGTTTCCGACCTTACGTCTCTGGTATACAAACTGCAGGAAATGACATTATTAACTGGTCTTCTAACACTTCTCCAACTCGTTGGGTGACCTTTAACCCTGCAGATAACGGTTACTTCGGTTTAGATCCCAGTAGTACTTGGACTGAACGAAATCAAGTTAGAACCCTCGCTCGCGCTTTATCTCCTAGAAGAATTATTACTCTCCCCAACAGAATCATCGCCCCTCCTGAAACCAACCGAACGGCGATGGATACTGACCGAACTAGAGCTTTGGTTAATGGTGAAAATTTAATTTCTACAGTACCTGAAACAGGACAACAGATAATTAGTACACCAGGAATTAAATACCCCGCTTTATATTATCTCTTCCCCACCGCTACTCATAACCATGACGGTGGCGGGCTACAACCAAACACAGAAGAATATATCGGGGATGCCTATATTCTGGAGGTTAATAAGCTGATTAATTATCAAGCAGTTAACCCCGGGGATTTAGTTTTAACCCCTAGAAATAGAACCGACTGGGTTGTACCTAATACCACTACCACCACCGATCGCGTGAACTTTATCAACGATGACGGAACGAATGTAGCCATCGCCTTCCAAGATAAAGGAATGTTCAACGGTAGAGAAATGATGTCGGTACGCAGCCTGGATATAGACCTAGACTTACTCAGAAGGAATACTCTGTTTAATGGTCGAGAAAACTGGCTACCCTTCAGCGGGATTGTCTATGGCTTCCGAGAAGACGCCGTACGGGAAGACGCCATCGCTCGTCCTACCCGTGGTGGTGTTAATTTCAATAACTGCGATCGCGCTTCAGAAATTACTAGTACCAGCTGTCGCATGGATGCAGTTACTGATAACCCTCACGACCCACCCGTTAACGATACCAACGGGATTAGTCCCAAACCTGTTGATTTTCACGCTGACCCCGATCGCCGTGCTCATGGCTTCAGATTGCGCACAGGTGGCAGCCTAGTCCGTGTTCCTGAACCACCAGGACGATTCCAATTTAAAGGTTTATCCTTTATCAGTGATAATCCTGTGTATATATCAGCAGACAATAATGTTTTTAACGACCATCGCAATACAGCGGGTCAAGAGATCCAGGAATTTACCCAGCTCTTAAATAATGACTGGACTAACTTCTATAGCCGTACTACTCTAAACGACCAATTTGCTAGAGCAGGTGATACTTGGCGTCCTGCAGAAATCATCTCTGACGGGATTACCATACTCTCTAATAACTTCATCAATGGTAGTATAGCCGAAGGGATTGATCGCAATAACGTAAGTAACAGGTCTTCCTATCGTACTCTCAACGCTCCTAATGACCCAGGCGATCGCCGTTGGGTCAGAGAAGATGGCTCGGTCTCCGACGCTCAAAATAACGCCATTCCCATTAAAATCTCCCGTAATGGCTATCCCCTATACTGCGTAGATCCAGCTAACGTTACTAATAACCGTTTTGACGATGTTACCACTAATAACACTCAATTCCAATACTGTCGTCGCCATAACTTCCAAGAACAACAGTATGGTCGAGAACGCGATCGCCGTCCTCTCGGTTTTAGCGAGCTAACTGGTAATTTACTAGCTAGTAACATTAACCGTACCTATCAAGCTTTCACCAATGGTAAAGACAGAATTGACGCGGCAAACAACAACCGAGTTAACGTCACCGTGGTTAGCGGTTTAATTCCCTCTCGCGCCCAACAATCCTACGGTGGATTACACAACTTCCCTCGTTTTATTGAAAACTGGAATGGTCGCAATCTATTTATTTCTGGTGCGCTGATTCAACTCAACTTCAGTACCTATGCAACAGGTCCTTTTGACCAAGATAGCTGGGAACCTGGACAAGGTGCACAGTCTGCCGAGCCGATTAACTATTACGGTGCTCCTACTCGACGCTGGGGTTATGACGTGGGCTTACAATACTCCCCGGCTGGACCTGTAGCTAGTCGCTTTATTTCCCCGAGTTCCACCCGTAGTGAGTTTTACCGTGAACCTCCTGTAGATGACCCCTATATCTGTCTCTTACGTAAAGCTAGTTTACCCGATGGTGCTAGTGCCAACATTGACCCCGATACCACCAACTGTCGTGATTTTCCTTGGGAATAAACCCCTACATAGTGAGTAAAAATGATGCTGCCCTTAATCTACCTAAAAATCCTGATCAAAAAACAGAGCGACTCTGGTATGTCTTTGATGGAGAGTCTAGTAGCCATTGTGATCATCTCTTTGATGGCAGTTGTTACTACTCCTCCTCTGATTCTAGCCATGGCAACCCGCATTCAAACCCGACGGGCTCAAACCGCGGTAACTCTGGCTCAGAAAGAATTAGAACGTATTCGGCTAATCGTGGATAGTGGAGATTATCTCAATAATATGCTACCTCCTGTAGCTAGCGGCGGGGGCGCAGCAATTACTACCCCTAGTCAAATCTCCACAGCAGGAGCACCTAATGCCATTCTTCCTGCTCCCCCCTGTGCTATTCCTGAAGAGACTTGTACACCCTATAGCTATAACCAAGCTTGGTGGGTGGATGATTCCCAAGAGTACTTTATCCAAACCTTTAGAACTACGGGAGTACAACAAGATAATCAAGTAGTGGTCTTTCGTATGGGTATCAGAGTCTATTCAAAGGTCGCCGAAGCAGATCTAGGCTCTTTACGAACAGAATCTGCTCCCCTTTATCTCACTAGAGGCGCAGGTGAAAGAACCGTGGTTAACCGTGATGGTTCTAATATCTCAGCTCGACAGCGTCAGTTTCCCCTAGCAGTAATTTACGCTGATTTCTCTCGGGGTGATTTAATTGGATCTTTGGAAAGATATCATGAATTTATAGGTGATTAAAGTGAACAACAAGCAGCTTTTTTGGTTACTATTATTCCGTCAATTAGGATTAGTCAAGAAATCGGGTTTTTCTATAGTAGAAAAAATGCTGAGCTTGGTTATGGCTGGTATGATTACTTCGGCTTTGATCGGCATGATGAACCAGTTTATTGAGTCTGATAAACAACAAGCGGCTTTTCTAGCTACGGAAAAAGATGCACAAATCGCCCTTGATTACATCACAGAAGACTTGA
Proteins encoded in this window:
- a CDS encoding type II secretion system protein, producing MMLPLIYLKILIKKQSDSGMSLMESLVAIVIISLMAVVTTPPLILAMATRIQTRRAQTAVTLAQKELERIRLIVDSGDYLNNMLPPVASGGGAAITTPSQISTAGAPNAILPAPPCAIPEETCTPYSYNQAWWVDDSQEYFIQTFRTTGVQQDNQVVVFRMGIRVYSKVAEADLGSLRTESAPLYLTRGAGERTVVNRDGSNISARQRQFPLAVIYADFSRGDLIGSLERYHEFIGD